The DNA segment GGTAAagttaaatcaaaatgttttctttgtatataCGTGGTGCTAAAAGATTGTGTTTGTTGATCAAACCTAGTCTGTGCAAAGGTCAAAAATGTCAACCATCTACATATAGCAGGGCTGGGTGACTATATATCATGATAACTACAACACTGTGCCACAGTATGTGTTTTGGTAATGAAAATCACACATTTGTTAAAggaatggtttgacattttgggaaatatagttatttgctttcttgctgagagttagataagaaaaTTGGTACCACTCTCATGTCGGGAAAGTAAATATATAGCTACTGTAAAGCCTGTGAAACAGGATATAACATGCTGGCTAAGCGGTAGCCTCAtatttattttggcagatacgagagttttttcatttaacaatctgccagaaagcaaataagtgtatttcccagaatgtcgaactattcctttaagttcAGACTGGACTGTGTGATATTCTCATTTCCTGCTCCATTCTCAAGTGTTTCAGAAAGACAGTGTTTATAACTTAGGTAAGGATAAATAAGGTAGATTTGAATGTAAACCCTAAATGTTTCCCCCCTCAGGTGTTATAATATATATCATTTGGAAATGACTGTTTTCTAGTAgagtacatttttttaatatgttccTTCTCTTCAGATGGAGTATTGCTCAAACGCTCTCAGCTGGATTGTGGAAACTTTGGCCCAAAGCAACACATTCAAACCTCCCCGGCCTCCACCGACATTAAGAGGTACTTACAAATGACATACATGCATTTTTGCACGAGAATCAGTCTGCAAGTTCAAATGCCACAGGTGTGTTTGCCTCGAGGCATTCATACCAAACGTCTCCCTTCTGTCACCTTACTgtacttcttcttctgcacagATGCGTTCCCTTCTTCTTCCACTTCCACCTGATTCAGCCTCGTGATGCCTTCACTTGCTCAGGGTCAGTAAAAGACAAGACTGGATGGCTTTTGGCTTAGGCTGCTCTAATGCCACGCACCCACCAGTCTCAGTGTTTTCCAGACTGGACACATTCACCAAAGGTTATCAGTGagtcttaatttaaaaaagagaacagaTATCATATGACATCACTTCTTATTACAGTACTGAGCAAATGTAAAAGATGATAATTTAAGTGTGCAATCTATCTTACTTTAATGCCAAAGACAAGAGCATGTATTTATGATGTGGtatgatatattatatgtattttatttaccaATGCTATTATGTCTTTATTGCTGTAGTTTTAAGATGGCAGCTGGAATTctgtttttaaggtttttatagtttttgttGTTACATTCAAACTATGATGTTGTTACCAGGGCTACATTAGTTGCAGATAGTATCACGTTTGTGTTCAGTTATTTTTTGGCTAAAGGGTTGCTTTACACAGTCTGAAATGTtaaattgtgtatttgtattgctacattattttattctgttcaaTAAATTGTACATATAATGAATACatgtttaatgttattgttaCAGGAGTAAGACTAGTTCATGCAATGAGGGAAATACATGTATTCACTTTGTTGTGTTGGATGAAAAGATCAATACAACTTTAATAAGCCAGAAAACAGcatagcttagcacaaagactgaaaacagggcaACAGCTAGAATGGCTTAAGAAATGACAtgttaattactgagctttaggctaggctagctgtttccccttgtttccagtctttatgctaagctaagctaaccagctgctggctccagctccaTATGTACCATCTGACTGtcggcaagaaagcaaataagtgtatttcccaaaatgtcaaactaatcgtttaatgataaataatgtgGAGGCTCTGACATTCTATGGCGTTGGGCCGAGAGCTGCACAAACAAACCAGTAGAAATGAACAAGACATGCGATCAAATTATGTAAATTTCACAAGAGGATATGGATAGTGTGAAAAGTGCACCAGTGCTTATTTCAGTATGCCACAGTTCTATTGAAGGTCACATAGTGGAGCCGCGCTGTTGAAGGAGCCTTTACTGTAAATAGCCGGCTGGGCCACCTGTCAATCTCCAGCAGCTCGCACCGAGAGAGGCGCTGTCATCACTCTCTGCTGTCCAGCCCTCTTGCTGCATGTGGAAACATGTACCTATGTAAGTGATTATGTGTCTCACTCACTccccatgtctgtgtgtctcagtcttATTAATGTAAATGCTCCTCAGTTCACACAACCATGCAACAGTAGACGGCTTCTGAATCTACatctccttcctgtctctcttaaTCAAAACTCTGGAGTAAAAATGTTCAGATGTAAACCATTTCTTTGGAATGTCAGCTGCCCACGTCTGCGTCTAACGCACTGCACATGTGCAGACCACTATCACCTCCATTTTCTTCTATTTACGTCCATTCCATACATCATCCTGACATGCTGTGCTCTGCTTTGGGAATGGCAGGCAAATATTGCCTTCGCTGTTGAGACTGTGTCTCAGAGGTGTTGGTTTAAGCCTGTGGTAATTTCATAATCTGTCATTAAAAGAGCATTACATTCCCTCATTTTGCAAGTCattccaaatattttttattacactgaGCTTCAGTGAGGCTTTTATTTAAATAGGTGTGCATTCAAATCTGCATTAGAGTTGTGTGCACATGCAGCCTGGAGTTACAACCACATTAAATGGTATATTCATCTATAGGGGAGTATTGGTGAACTTGGGGAACAGCTTTACTGGGCTGAAATATACAGCAAAGTCAAAGTTGTtggagtgtgtgagagtgtttaGAACTTCTTTACTTTAGAATCATCAGTTcgattttaactttatttaattatttatttactggaCTAGGTTTTATGGATGTGGATCATTTCTTTGGGGGATTTACTGACATTGGAAAGTTTCATGGGTCACCATTACATGAAATTAGaattatacataaataaataaatgaaacaaaataataatagtagtgATAAATAacaggcatgaaaattcataaacatGCAAgtgcacatatatacatatatacagtatgtgcatatatgtatataaagtgTTGCTGCTTTCCTGGAAGTTTAGCATTACAACTACAATGGTCATATTAAAGGAAAACTTcagtttgaattatttaatGTCAACAATTAAacttccccctccctctcattTCCATATGTTCTTTGACCTCTCTTTTTCCCACCCCTCCTGCAGTCCAAAAAACCCCTCAACTGCCATATGCACACACCCACCTCTCTAATACACTGTGTTAAGGGCATCAGGAGCATTCTTCCTGGACATGTGCCTCTGTCACTCACGCACACAGAGCCAcacaactacaacacacacacaccgttgTGCTTCCACTGTGTCCTCTGTGTTCCCAGCACAAGGCTGGCACACTGCTCTGTCAGTCTTGTGAACACggccctcctctccccctctgtctgcGGCCTGGAGCAAAGACCTGAATAATATCCCTCAATTTTCTGAAACTCTGTTGCGTTTCCTgtggattttatgttttttaagtgTTGAAAACCCAAcgattgttttggtttttggcgGGAAAAACAGGGAAAAGACATTCTTCCGGTCTGGATTTGTAGCTAAGAAGAGCTGTGTAAAATTTCCAAGATGGCACCTTTGAAAGGCTGGGTAGTGGGGCTCCTGCTGGTGCTCCTGTGCCCGTCCCAGGTGCCGCTTTCTGGGGTGGTGAGTGCCCAGGACGTGGCTGAAGCAGAGGCAGACCTCCATGccagaaatgatgatgatgtcgtGGCAGAGGAGGGTGAAACTACTCAGGGCGATGATGGCGCTGGTGGGGAAGAGGAACAGGTAGCAGAAgaggaaagtgaagaagaatcagatgatgaggaggaggatgaagaaggggaggctgaggaggaagatggggaggaagaagaggaggcaggagaagcagaggaggaggaagacgagacTGCTGATGAAgaagcggaggaggaggaggaggaagaggaggaagcttCTGATGAAGAGGctgctgaggaagatgaggaggaggaggatgctgtggaagaagaggaggaggaggaggaggctgaggacGAAGCTGCTGAGGAAGACGGAGAGGAGGTGgctgctgaggaggaagaagaggctggagacgaggaagaggagaatgatgcagaagaagaagaggctgatgatgcagcagcagaggaggacgaggaggaagaggaggaggaggaagaagaggaggaggaggatgctgatgaagatgtggaggaagaggaggaccctgaaggagaggaggtagctgtggaggaggaagctgatgatgctgagggagaggaggataTTGCTGAGGATGagtctgaggaagaggaagaggatgcaGCTGGGGCAGAGGAAGACGACGGTAAATCCACTTTTCAATATATTGagattttaaatatattgatGGTttatgaaaattaaacaaagtaATTTGGTATAAAATATGaccaatgattatttttcttggGCCCCTCGAGCGAATCTTGACTCTAAAGTAGCTTCTctgactttgtttattttagctgCAGCTACCGCAGGATCACTGTCATACATATCAGTCCTAAAATAGACCGGCTTATCTGTGTGGTAGCTGGCACCCAGTAGTATTTAACTATTCATGCCTTTTGTTAAGCCAATGTGGCTATTTTGGGACAAAACCAGTACTGTGAAAGTGTAAGTCCAGAAAAACTAAACACTTGTTGATCGCTGGCTGTGATAGTGACCATTAATTTGTCCCAAGTGGTTTTTCTGTTCAAGCTGTTCTTTATTCCTCACAATGCAACCGTTGTGTTTGGTTATAATTCGTCTGTGGTGGAGGAACTTTGTTCACTTGGACGTTACGTCTTGCACCTACCTGCACATTTGGTCTTCTCTATATATCTTTCTCAGTGTTTCGAGTTTCACAGCTGACTCCCTTGAAATATTGAGCATATTAGCATTTAACACGACCTGACACTAATAACATGATCTGTGGTAAAAGGAAGGTTTACATGAAGGAGAAGTTATAGCCAAAACTAGACTAGATTTTTAAGGCCGATACTGATATTGATGTATGGGAGTTAACATAAAcatataacataaaaaaataagatttttaaaaaaaataatagatatgtttgttttacagtttctttttaCTTATAAGGACACActgatgtgtatatatatatatatagctaaCATTGGCTGATATAGAAGCCTAATTTGTCGTTGACTCTGCTGACTTTACGCAGATGAGCCTGAAGCTGAGGACACAAGTGAAGAGGAGGCCGCCACTGAGACGCTGCAATTTCACTCTGGCTCTTTGTGTAGCGTGTGCTCCATCTGTGAGGTAAAACGATGTGGGAGGGACTGCCCCAACACTCTTTATTAGTAAGTCTAGTATATGAGTTAATAAACACAActgtccactgtgtgtgtgttttgtcttgttagCACTGCTCTAACAACTGTGACAAGTGTCCCTGTGAAGAGGGAGATGAGTCAGATCACTGTGAGCACTGCCAAGTAAGCATCTTCTCTGTCCTGTAAATACTGTTAATTATATACAACATTTGGTTAAGACGAGAGCCTCCTCATGGAAACCCTTTTTGTCTTCCAGGGATGCTCATCCTGCTACCTTTGCCCCATACTGTGTGACACAATATGCACACCAGGTAAATACTGCAAGTAATTAGCCATACTGTGCATGTaccattgtgtgtttgtttgtttgttttgtcagcgCTGGCACCCCTTAACTTTAGTTATGTGTcgctttttttttcaggtggCCTTGTTGATGAGCTAACTGGGTCCCTCTTTCAGTAAGACTCCTCACTTCTCCCAGTGCACTGATCCATTTAATGACATGAATAGTAGGTAGGCACATAACCCCAGCGGTGATCTACTTTCTCATGCCCTGGCCTTTGTTTTGCAGGACTGTTGCCTCCCTGCTCTGAGCACCCAGGATACTTTGTCCTTTGGAGCCATCACGTGGTCACAGGCGGTACTGCGCTCAGGACTGGCTGTCCTGCTGCTCATACCTCACTTGTCACCTGAGAACTTCACAAATCTGACAGCTGACAGAAAAACCTATTCTTGTGTTAACTTGTAGATTTTTAAATACCCTTGTACTACAGGCTGAAagaatttcatttcttttcctttattcaATGACCTACATCTTGTATATTTTCAATGTACACTGGCTATtatttgttcagatttttttttcttttcttttctttgtttttgtagcagTATTATTGTAGTTGCAGCTGAGCAAGATGTTTATAGGCCTATCTTTGTGGCAGGAGTCTGTATTAATGCACCAGAAAAATTAAGTCTAATGCCAATCATGTAACatgtaaatataacatttcTCAGGATAAGTCCTTTGAGTTTGTAACATGTTACAGTACAATTTTACACATGCTGTTGCTATGCACTGTTACTGATTCTCACCTGACAATAAATTTCTCCTTATCTATAACACTTTTTGCCTAATGCGGCTGTCACAAATTTGCTTCCAATTAATTTCTAATAGGCaggtttatttttgtgaatgCACTCACACCTGTGGCCTAAACCTGAAGTTTatgttaaataacaaaatgtcaatAAGTTGGGTAAAAGGgcctcaaaataaaaaactccaTCTAAACATTAAACAAACCACTCTGTGGATAAAATCAGGTGTTTTGATTCAGCG comes from the Seriola aureovittata isolate HTS-2021-v1 ecotype China chromosome 21, ASM2101889v1, whole genome shotgun sequence genome and includes:
- the LOC130162672 gene encoding cilia- and flagella-associated protein 251 isoform X2, which codes for MAPLKGWVVGLLLVLLCPSQVPLSGVVSAQDVAEAEADLHARNDDDVVAEEGETTQGDDGAGGEEEQVAEEESEEESDDEEEDEEGEAEEEDGEEEEEAGEAEEEEDETADEEAEEEEEEEEEASDEEAAEEDEEEEDAVEEEEEEEEAEDEAAEEDGEEVAAEEEEEAGDEEEENDAEEEEADDAAAEEDEEEEEEEEEEEEEDADEDVEEEEDPEGEEVAVEEEADDAEGEEDIAEDESEEEEEDAAGAEEDDDEPEAEDTSEEEAATETLQFHSGSLCSVCSICEHCSNNCDKCPCEEGDESDHCEHCQGCSSCYLCPILCDTICTPGGLVDELTGSLFQ
- the LOC130162672 gene encoding cilia- and flagella-associated protein 251 isoform X1, encoding MAPLKGWVVGLLLVLLCPSQVPLSGVVSAQDVAEAEADLHARNDDDVVAEEGETTQGDDGAGGEEEQVAEEESEEESDDEEEDEEGEAEEEDGEEEEEAGEAEEEEDETADEEAEEEEEEEEEASDEEAAEEDEEEEDAVEEEEEEEEAEDEAAEEDGEEVAAEEEEEAGDEEEENDAEEEEADDAAAEEDEEEEEEEEEEEEEDADEDVEEEEDPEGEEVAVEEEADDAEGEEDIAEDESEEEEEDAAGAEEDDDEPEAEDTSEEEAATETLQFHSGSLCSVCSICEHCSNNCDKCPCEEGDESDHCEHCQGCSSCYLCPILCDTICTPGGLVDELTGSLFQTVASLL